The DNA window AGCTTTCGGTTTTTCTGCTATTGTAGTGGTAGGTGATGAAAACGGAGTAGTAGGTCACGGATTAGGAAAATCAAAAGACGTTTCTGAAGCAATTGCGAAAGCAGTAGAAGATGCAAAGAAAAATCTTGTGAAAATTCCTTTGAACGGTCAATCTGTTCCTCACGAGCAAAAAGGTAAATTTGGTGGAGCACGTGTATTTTTAATTCCTGCCTCTCACGGTACCGGAGTTATTGCTGGTGGTGCTGTTCGTTCAGTACTTGAGTCAGTTGGAATACACGATGTATTATCTAAATCTCAAGGATCATCAAATCCTCACAACGTGGTAAAAGCAACTTTTGATGCTTTATTACAAATGAGAAGCGCGTATACTGTTGCAAAACAAAGAGGCGTGTCTTTAGAAAAAGTTTTTAAAGGTTAATTCAAGGAAATTATGGCTAAATTATTAGTAAAACAGGTAAGAAGCAAAATCAACTGTCCTCTAACTCAAAAAAGAGGATTAGAAGCTTTAGGTCTTCGTAAAATGGGTCAAGTTGTAGAACACGATGCCAATCCAACTATCCTTGGAATGATAAATAAAGTTAAACACTTAGTTTCTGTAACAGAAGCTTAATAACAAATACGTTATGAATTTAAGTAACTTACAACCGGCTGAAGGGTCAACACACAATCAAAATAAAAGATTGGGTAGAGGAGAAGGTTCTGGAAAAGGTGGTACTGCATCACGTGGTCACAAAGGAGCAAAATCTCGTTCTGGTTATTCTAAAAAGATTGGTTTTGAAGGTGGGCAGATGCCACTTCAAAGACGTGTACCTAAGTTTGGTTTCACAAACATCAATCGTAAAGAATACGAAGGTGTGAATCTTGATACACTTCAATTATTAGTAGATAATGGTATTGTAACCGATACAGTTGATATGACTGTTTTTGTAGCAAACCGTTTGGCAACTAAAAACGAAAGTGTGAAGATTTTAGGAAGAGGAGAATTGAAAGCAAAACTGACAGTAACTGCTCACAAATTTACTGCTACTGCAAAAGCGGCTATCGAGGCTGCTGGTGGAGAAGCTGTAACCCTTTAATTTTTCGATAAAAATGAAGAAATTTATTGAATCATTAGTTAATATTTGGAAAATCGAGGAACTAAAAAACAGAATCCTTTTAACATTAGGGATTCTTTTAGTTTATCGTTTTGGAGCTCACGTTACACTTCCAGGTATTGATGCTACGCAGTTGACAGGTTTAGCTGGGCAAACAAAAAGTGGTCTAGGATCTATCATTGACATGTTCTCTGGTGGTGCTTTTTCTAAAGCTTCTGTTTTCGCCTTAGGTATTATGCCTTATATTTCTGCTTCGATTGTAGTTCAGCTGATGGGAATTGCGATTCCTTATTTGCAAAAATTACAAAGTGATGGAGAAAGCGGTAGAAAGAAAATTAATCAAATTACGCGTTGGTTGACAATCGGTATATCTTTGATCCAAGGTCCAAGTTATATTTACAATCTGTACAGACAATTGCCTCAAAGTGCATTTTTATTAGGATTTAATTCTATTGAATTTGTGTTTTCTTCAGTAATTATTTTGACAACAGGAACTATATTTGCAATGTGGTTAGGTGAGAAAATCACTGATAAAGGAATCGGAAACGGAATATCGCTATTGATTATGGTAGGTATTTTGGCAAGATTGCCACAAGCATTTATCCAAGAATTTGCTGCCAGAGTTACTAATAATAACGGTGGTCCAATGCTATTGGTGGTTGAAATTATTGTTTGGTTATTAGTAATCATTTCTTGTATCTTGCTAGTAATGGCAATCAGAAAAATCCCAGTTCAGTATGCTCGTCGTACAACATCAGGTGATTTCGAAAAAGATATGATGGGTGGTAACAGACAATGGATTCCATTAAAATTGAATGCTGCCGGTGTGATGCCAATCATTTTTGCTCAGGCAATTATGTTTATCCCTGCTGCAGTTGCTGGTTTGTCAAAATCAGATGCTTCACAATCTATTGTCAGTACATTTAGTAATATGTTCGGTTTTTGGTATAATTTTGTATTCGTGACTTTGATAGTTGTATTTACATTCTTTTATACTGCTATTACTGTTCCTACCAATAAAATGTCGGACGATTTGAAAAGAAGTGGTGGTTTTATTCCCGGTGTTAGACCAGGAGTAGAAACGTCTGACTTTCTTGACAAAGTGATGTCTTTAATTACCTTCCCAGGTTCATTATTTCTTGCCTTAATCGCTGTGTTCCCAGCAATTGTTGTAAGTCTTATGGATGTGCAACAATCTTGGGCAATGTTTTTTGGAGGAACATCATTGATAATTATGGTTGGTGTAGCCATCGACACAATTCAACAAATTAATTCATACTTGTTGAATAAGCATTATGATGGTTTAATGAAAAGTGGCAAAAATAGAAAAGCAGTAGCTTAATATTATGGCAAAACAATCAGCAATAGAACAAGACGGATCAATCATCGAAGCGTTGTCAAATGCAATGTTCCGTGTTGAGTTAGAAAATGGACATATAGTAATTGCTCATATATCTGGAAAAATGCGTATGCATTACATCAAGTTATTACCTGGTGATAAAGTGAAACTAGAAATGAGTCCTTACGATTTGTCAAAAGCAAGAATTACTTATAGATATTAAAGATATTCAAAATGAAAGTAAGAGCATCAGTTAAAAAGAGAAGTGCCGAGTGCAAAATTGTACGAAGAAAAGGCAGATTATACGTAATCAACAAAAAGAATCCTAGATTTAAACAAAGACAAGGATAGTTATGGCAAGAATAGCAGGGGTAGACATCCCAAAAAACAAAAGAGGAGTTATCGCTTTAACCTACATCTTCGGAATTGGTAGAAGTAGAGCAGCTGAGATTTTAGAAAAAGCTCAAGTTAGCCAAGATACAAAAGTTCAAGATTGGAATGATGATGAGATTCACGCAATTCGTGAAGCGGTGTCATTCTTTAAAATTGAAGGTGAACTACGTTCAGAAGTTTCCTTAAACATCAAACGTTTAATGGATATTGGATGTTATAGAGGAATTCGTCATAGATCTGGTCTTCCGTTAAGAGGACAAAGAACTAAGAACAACTCTAGAACAAGAAAAGGAAAAAGAAAAACTGTTGCCAACAAGAAAAAAGCAACTAAATAATAAGTAATATGGCTAAAGCAACTGCAAAAAAACGTAAAGTTATCGTTGAATCAACGGGAGAAGCTCATATTTCTGCTACCTTCAATAACATCATCATTTCGTTAACAAACAAAAAAGGTGAAGTTATTTCTTGGTCGTCAGCTGGTAAAATGGGTTTCAGAGGTTCTAAAAAGAACACTCCGTATGCAGCCCAAATGGCAGCAGAAGATTGTAGTAAAGTAGCGTTAGAAGCTGGACTTAAAAAAGTAAAAGTGTATGTAAAAGGACCAGGAAACGGACGTGAGTCTGCAATCCGTTCTTTGCATAACGGTGGAATTGAAGTTA is part of the Flavobacterium nackdongense genome and encodes:
- the rpsE gene encoding 30S ribosomal protein S5, which translates into the protein MSNSKYKNVELVKPSGLELKDRLVSVNRVTKVTKGGRAFGFSAIVVVGDENGVVGHGLGKSKDVSEAIAKAVEDAKKNLVKIPLNGQSVPHEQKGKFGGARVFLIPASHGTGVIAGGAVRSVLESVGIHDVLSKSQGSSNPHNVVKATFDALLQMRSAYTVAKQRGVSLEKVFKG
- the rpmD gene encoding 50S ribosomal protein L30; amino-acid sequence: MAKLLVKQVRSKINCPLTQKRGLEALGLRKMGQVVEHDANPTILGMINKVKHLVSVTEA
- the rplO gene encoding 50S ribosomal protein L15, translated to MNLSNLQPAEGSTHNQNKRLGRGEGSGKGGTASRGHKGAKSRSGYSKKIGFEGGQMPLQRRVPKFGFTNINRKEYEGVNLDTLQLLVDNGIVTDTVDMTVFVANRLATKNESVKILGRGELKAKLTVTAHKFTATAKAAIEAAGGEAVTL
- the secY gene encoding preprotein translocase subunit SecY, which encodes MKKFIESLVNIWKIEELKNRILLTLGILLVYRFGAHVTLPGIDATQLTGLAGQTKSGLGSIIDMFSGGAFSKASVFALGIMPYISASIVVQLMGIAIPYLQKLQSDGESGRKKINQITRWLTIGISLIQGPSYIYNLYRQLPQSAFLLGFNSIEFVFSSVIILTTGTIFAMWLGEKITDKGIGNGISLLIMVGILARLPQAFIQEFAARVTNNNGGPMLLVVEIIVWLLVIISCILLVMAIRKIPVQYARRTTSGDFEKDMMGGNRQWIPLKLNAAGVMPIIFAQAIMFIPAAVAGLSKSDASQSIVSTFSNMFGFWYNFVFVTLIVVFTFFYTAITVPTNKMSDDLKRSGGFIPGVRPGVETSDFLDKVMSLITFPGSLFLALIAVFPAIVVSLMDVQQSWAMFFGGTSLIIMVGVAIDTIQQINSYLLNKHYDGLMKSGKNRKAVA
- the infA gene encoding translation initiation factor IF-1, which encodes MAKQSAIEQDGSIIEALSNAMFRVELENGHIVIAHISGKMRMHYIKLLPGDKVKLEMSPYDLSKARITYRY
- the ykgO gene encoding type B 50S ribosomal protein L36, whose product is MKVRASVKKRSAECKIVRRKGRLYVINKKNPRFKQRQG
- the rpsM gene encoding 30S ribosomal protein S13, which encodes MARIAGVDIPKNKRGVIALTYIFGIGRSRAAEILEKAQVSQDTKVQDWNDDEIHAIREAVSFFKIEGELRSEVSLNIKRLMDIGCYRGIRHRSGLPLRGQRTKNNSRTRKGKRKTVANKKKATK
- the rpsK gene encoding 30S ribosomal protein S11, whose protein sequence is MAKATAKKRKVIVESTGEAHISATFNNIIISLTNKKGEVISWSSAGKMGFRGSKKNTPYAAQMAAEDCSKVALEAGLKKVKVYVKGPGNGRESAIRSLHNGGIEVTEIIDVTPMPHNGCRPPKRRRV